A region of Pyxidicoccus parkwaysis DNA encodes the following proteins:
- a CDS encoding serine/threonine protein kinase translates to MAVPFGKYELLRKIASGGMGQVFLAREHGTGFERLVVLKLILPHLAEDDEFLSMFLDEAGLVARLTHPNLITILDLSEIEGRHCLAMEYVQGDDVRRLDKFTRAQGKSLPVGLILRIIADAAAGLHYAHQARDAQGKPLKLVHRDVSPQNILVGFDGGVKVIDFGVAKAATSSQNTATGVLKGKYPYMSPEQANGHSIDARSDLFALGVVMWELMTGKRLFKGESDMMTLRLVKDCQVPRPSQLNPRLPPGLDEIILKALAPTPDGRYADCGAFRLALEDYALNLRLPSSSAHLSAFLRELYAERIATESDPAKLDQLAEDADLDSRSNSSLSGVPGGPGAPPRSASSRAVPRSSQSPAPGTRSRQGLAAPAQPPRDKTRGTAALDRPEPRRVPWMPVAVAGAGLLVAGAALVFLRGPAQATTVQPPPQPVAVAKQPEHDKPAQVTAPPEKPRPVELPVISEPPGATVSVDGEPQGKTPWTLTLQPGTSSVEVTLALNGYEPVTRRVSATDGELNLALRPQPGKQGGTQGTKKPGGAGNGNLGIKTGR, encoded by the coding sequence ATGGCGGTGCCATTCGGTAAGTACGAGCTGCTTCGAAAGATTGCCTCTGGGGGTATGGGGCAGGTGTTCCTGGCGCGCGAGCACGGGACAGGCTTCGAGCGGCTCGTGGTCCTCAAGCTCATCCTTCCCCACCTCGCCGAGGACGATGAGTTCCTGAGCATGTTCCTGGATGAGGCGGGGCTCGTCGCGCGACTGACGCACCCCAACCTCATCACCATCCTCGACCTGAGCGAGATTGAGGGCCGGCACTGTCTGGCCATGGAGTACGTCCAGGGTGACGACGTGCGTCGTCTGGACAAGTTCACCCGGGCGCAGGGCAAGTCACTGCCGGTGGGGTTGATTCTCCGCATCATCGCGGACGCGGCGGCGGGACTTCACTACGCGCACCAGGCGCGTGACGCGCAGGGCAAGCCGCTGAAGCTGGTGCACCGCGACGTGTCGCCGCAGAACATCCTCGTCGGCTTCGACGGCGGGGTGAAGGTCATCGACTTCGGCGTGGCCAAGGCGGCCACCAGCAGCCAGAACACGGCGACGGGCGTCCTCAAGGGCAAGTACCCGTACATGTCGCCCGAGCAGGCCAACGGGCACTCCATCGACGCGCGCAGCGACTTGTTCGCGCTGGGCGTCGTCATGTGGGAGCTGATGACGGGCAAGCGCCTCTTCAAGGGCGAGTCCGACATGATGACGCTGCGGCTGGTGAAGGACTGCCAGGTGCCGCGGCCGTCGCAGCTCAACCCGCGGCTGCCGCCGGGGCTGGACGAAATCATCCTCAAGGCGCTCGCTCCCACGCCGGACGGACGCTACGCGGACTGCGGCGCCTTCCGGCTGGCGCTGGAGGACTACGCGCTCAACCTGCGGCTGCCCTCCAGCAGCGCGCACCTGTCCGCCTTCCTGCGCGAGCTGTACGCGGAGCGCATCGCCACGGAGTCGGACCCGGCGAAGCTGGACCAGCTCGCCGAGGACGCGGACCTGGACTCGCGCTCCAACTCCTCGCTGAGCGGCGTGCCCGGAGGTCCCGGTGCGCCGCCGCGCTCCGCCTCGTCCCGCGCCGTCCCGCGTTCGTCGCAGAGCCCCGCGCCGGGCACGCGCTCTCGCCAGGGCCTCGCCGCTCCCGCGCAGCCCCCGCGCGACAAGACGCGAGGCACCGCCGCGCTGGACCGTCCCGAGCCGCGCCGCGTGCCGTGGATGCCCGTGGCGGTAGCGGGCGCGGGCCTGCTCGTGGCGGGCGCGGCACTCGTCTTCCTGCGCGGCCCCGCGCAGGCCACCACCGTGCAGCCGCCCCCGCAGCCCGTCGCCGTGGCGAAGCAGCCCGAGCACGACAAGCCGGCACAGGTGACGGCCCCGCCCGAGAAGCCCCGGCCGGTGGAGTTGCCCGTCATCTCCGAGCCGCCCGGCGCCACGGTGAGCGTCGACGGAGAGCCGCAGGGCAAGACGCCGTGGACACTCACGCTCCAGCCCGGCACGTCCTCGGTGGAGGTGACGCTGGCGCTCAATGGCTATGAGCCGGTGACGCGGCGGGTGTCCGCCACGGACGGCGAGCTGAACCTCGCGCTGCGGCCCCAGCCAGGGAAGCAGGGCGGCACGCAGGGCACGAAGAAGCCCGGCGGCGCGGGCAACGGCAACCTGGGCATCAAGACGGGCCGCTGA
- a CDS encoding metallophosphoesterase translates to MLPAVLAIHAGAPGALTWGMAGAVALLMGGDAVLGRARLRRRTVRIPGLPKELDGYRIGQLSDVHCGPHVPEEKVAGWVSRLNALDLDLVAVTGDLITHGDSHVDAVARALGGLRAKDGVYACMGNHDYFTDGEHVVRALERNGLTVLRNRGVTVERGGARLYVAGVDDTWTSRHDMARALAARPDGVPTVLLAHDPDLFPQAQARGVELTLSGHTHGGQLSVPWVRRLSLARLMTRWTAGMYRLGRSWLYVNRGVGTTGPPVRLGAPPELAVITLRRE, encoded by the coding sequence ATGCTCCCGGCCGTGCTCGCCATCCATGCGGGCGCGCCGGGAGCCCTGACGTGGGGAATGGCGGGAGCCGTGGCGCTGCTGATGGGCGGCGACGCGGTGCTCGGCCGGGCCCGGCTGCGGCGGCGGACGGTGCGAATCCCAGGGCTTCCGAAGGAGCTGGACGGCTATCGCATCGGCCAGCTCTCGGACGTGCACTGTGGCCCGCACGTGCCCGAGGAGAAGGTGGCGGGCTGGGTGTCTCGGCTCAACGCGCTGGACCTGGACCTCGTCGCTGTCACGGGGGACTTGATTACGCACGGTGACTCGCACGTGGACGCTGTCGCGCGAGCGCTGGGCGGGCTGCGCGCGAAGGACGGCGTGTACGCGTGCATGGGCAACCACGACTACTTCACGGACGGCGAGCACGTGGTCCGCGCGCTGGAGCGGAACGGGCTGACGGTGCTGCGCAACCGGGGCGTGACGGTGGAGCGGGGCGGGGCACGGCTCTACGTCGCGGGCGTCGATGACACGTGGACGTCGCGGCACGACATGGCCAGGGCCCTGGCGGCGCGTCCGGACGGCGTGCCCACGGTGCTGCTCGCGCATGACCCGGACCTGTTTCCCCAGGCGCAGGCGCGAGGCGTGGAGCTGACGCTGTCGGGGCACACGCATGGTGGGCAGCTCAGCGTGCCGTGGGTGCGCCGGCTGTCGCTCGCGCGGTTGATGACGCGGTGGACGGCGGGGATGTACCGGCTGGGGCGCTCGTGGCTGTATGTGAATCGCGGCGTGGGCACCACGGGGCCGCCGGTGCGGCTGGGCGCTCCGCCGGAACTGGCGGTCATCACGCTGCGGCGCGAGTGA
- the ettA gene encoding energy-dependent translational throttle protein EttA encodes MAQNFIFTMQDLRKVKNGKEILKGIYLSFFPGAKIGVIGPNGSGKSTLLRIMAGVDTEFFGVAKPDPGAKVGYLPQEPQLESSLDVKGNVELGLKEIRTALDRFNEVSAKFAEPMDDAAMEKLLAEQGKLQDYIDSVNGWELDRTIEMAMDALRLPPGDADVTKLSGGEKRRVALCRILLEKPDLLLLDEPTNHLDAESVAWLEQALKEYKGTIVCITHDRYFLDNAAEWILELDRGEGVPWKGNYSSWLEQKQNRLALEEKAESSRQKTLKRELEWVRQSPKARQAKSKARIAAYEELLNQTQDKRDATGEIVIPPAPRLGGLVVEAKGLRKAYGDRLLVEDLNFKLPPGGIVGVIGPNGAGKTTLFRMMTGVEKPDAGELKMGETVKLAYVDQSRDALNGENSVFQEVSGGLDHLDLGKGGQIPSRAYLAGFAFKGQDQQKRVKDLSGGERNRVHLAKMLKSGGNLLLLDEPTNDLDVETLRSLEDALLSFAGCAVVISHDRWFLDRIATHILAFEGDSKVFFFEGNFQDYEADKKKRLGPEALEPHRIRYRPISKS; translated from the coding sequence ATGGCCCAGAATTTCATCTTCACGATGCAGGACCTGCGCAAGGTCAAGAATGGCAAGGAGATCCTCAAGGGCATCTACCTGTCGTTCTTCCCGGGCGCGAAGATTGGTGTCATCGGCCCGAACGGCTCCGGTAAGTCGACGCTGCTGCGCATCATGGCGGGCGTGGACACGGAGTTCTTCGGCGTGGCCAAGCCGGACCCGGGCGCCAAGGTCGGCTACCTGCCGCAGGAGCCGCAGCTCGAGTCCTCGCTCGACGTGAAGGGGAACGTGGAGCTGGGCCTGAAGGAGATTCGCACCGCGCTGGACCGCTTCAACGAGGTCAGCGCGAAGTTCGCCGAGCCCATGGACGACGCGGCCATGGAGAAGCTCCTCGCGGAGCAGGGCAAGCTCCAGGACTACATCGACTCGGTGAACGGCTGGGAGCTGGACCGCACCATCGAGATGGCCATGGACGCGCTGCGCCTGCCTCCGGGCGACGCGGACGTGACGAAGCTGTCCGGTGGTGAGAAGCGCCGCGTGGCGCTGTGCCGCATCCTCCTGGAGAAGCCGGACCTGCTGCTGCTGGACGAGCCCACCAACCACCTGGACGCGGAGAGCGTCGCGTGGCTGGAGCAGGCGCTGAAGGAGTACAAGGGCACCATCGTCTGCATCACCCACGACCGGTACTTCCTGGACAACGCGGCCGAGTGGATTCTGGAACTGGACCGCGGCGAGGGCGTGCCCTGGAAGGGCAACTACTCGAGCTGGCTGGAGCAGAAGCAGAACCGGCTGGCGCTGGAGGAGAAGGCGGAGAGCTCCCGACAGAAGACGCTCAAGCGCGAGCTGGAGTGGGTGCGCCAGTCGCCCAAGGCGCGTCAGGCGAAGAGCAAGGCGCGTATCGCCGCGTACGAGGAGCTGCTCAACCAGACGCAGGACAAGCGGGACGCGACGGGCGAAATCGTCATTCCTCCCGCGCCCCGGCTGGGCGGCCTGGTGGTGGAGGCGAAGGGGCTGCGCAAGGCGTACGGCGACCGGCTGCTCGTCGAGGACCTGAACTTCAAGCTGCCGCCCGGTGGCATCGTGGGGGTGATTGGTCCCAACGGTGCGGGCAAGACGACGCTGTTCCGGATGATGACGGGCGTGGAGAAGCCGGACGCCGGCGAGCTGAAGATGGGCGAGACGGTGAAGCTGGCCTACGTGGACCAGAGCCGCGACGCGCTGAATGGTGAGAACTCGGTGTTCCAGGAGGTGAGCGGTGGGCTGGACCACCTGGACCTGGGCAAGGGCGGACAGATTCCGAGCCGCGCGTACCTGGCGGGCTTCGCCTTCAAGGGGCAGGACCAGCAGAAGCGCGTGAAGGATTTGTCCGGCGGCGAGCGCAACCGCGTGCACCTGGCGAAGATGCTGAAGAGCGGCGGAAATCTCCTCCTGCTCGACGAGCCCACGAACGATTTGGACGTGGAGACGCTGCGGAGCCTGGAGGACGCGCTGTTGAGCTTCGCGGGCTGCGCGGTGGTCATCAGCCACGACCGCTGGTTCCTGGACCGCATCGCCACGCACATCCTGGCGTTCGAGGGGGACAGCAAGGTGTTCTTCTTCGAGGGCAACTTCCAGGACTACGAGGCGGACAAGAAGAAGCGCCTCGGCCCCGAGGCCCTGGAGCCGCACCGCATCCGGTACCGGCCCATCAGCAAGAGCTGA
- a CDS encoding MIR domain-containing protein produces MAVVLRVMCWNIAEGSMTGKFDANSMIPRLAEEIRVQAPDIVLLNEVRNENPSPLGNGVNQMIRLSELTGIPYRHWANTNALGLSGHKVVGILSRFPLGSATYHPVMMGSDTTGFGTLESSVDVDGMNIQIFSTRFNPVHYKNDAPIPQELAENIQGHHQFADMMRNRNPSIPVIFGGDFNAWPQAELHKPQYDYFMQNSTLTNTLPPYPEVHPQDLAPEQPDFIYYRGPFSVRMVTRRDPENNPTDHPFVLAELQSPPQGFTITYGTAAKLRHCNSGRALHSHLFNYGHPGSSGQQQVTAYEGFDENDWWRIRGPHGTDNSYRRGTPVYHGDIVRLVHRDTRRNLHSHSGHPSPVSNQQEVTCFGAETVGDGNDNWRVEVEGGGAWTGGKRVRLIHVGTNYALHSHHGFKHPDWTRNQQEVTCYNGRDENDWWSVFTAYALDGKDPL; encoded by the coding sequence ATGGCTGTGGTGTTGCGGGTGATGTGCTGGAACATCGCGGAAGGAAGCATGACGGGGAAGTTCGATGCGAACTCGATGATTCCCCGACTGGCGGAGGAGATTCGGGTGCAGGCGCCGGACATCGTTCTCCTCAACGAGGTGAGGAATGAGAATCCGTCGCCTTTGGGCAACGGGGTCAACCAGATGATTCGCCTCTCGGAGCTGACGGGAATCCCGTACCGGCACTGGGCCAACACCAATGCGCTCGGGTTGAGTGGCCACAAGGTGGTGGGCATCCTGTCGCGCTTCCCGCTCGGGAGCGCCACGTATCATCCGGTGATGATGGGGAGCGACACGACGGGCTTCGGGACGCTGGAGAGCAGCGTCGACGTGGATGGGATGAACATCCAGATCTTCTCCACCCGGTTCAACCCGGTCCACTACAAGAATGACGCCCCCATACCGCAAGAGTTGGCCGAGAACATCCAGGGGCACCACCAGTTCGCCGACATGATGCGGAACCGGAACCCGAGCATCCCCGTCATCTTCGGGGGCGACTTCAACGCGTGGCCGCAAGCAGAGCTCCACAAGCCGCAGTACGACTACTTCATGCAGAACAGCACGCTGACCAACACCCTGCCCCCGTACCCGGAGGTGCATCCGCAGGACCTGGCCCCCGAACAGCCCGACTTCATCTACTACCGGGGGCCGTTCTCCGTGAGGATGGTGACGCGCAGGGACCCGGAGAACAACCCGACGGACCATCCCTTCGTGCTCGCGGAGCTGCAGTCCCCTCCGCAGGGCTTCACCATCACCTACGGCACCGCCGCCAAGCTGCGGCACTGCAACAGCGGCCGGGCGCTGCACTCGCACCTCTTCAACTACGGGCACCCGGGCTCGTCGGGCCAGCAGCAGGTGACGGCCTACGAGGGCTTCGACGAGAACGACTGGTGGCGCATCCGGGGCCCGCACGGCACGGACAATTCCTACCGCCGGGGGACGCCGGTGTACCACGGCGACATCGTCCGGCTCGTCCACCGCGACACGCGGCGCAACCTGCACAGCCACAGCGGCCACCCCTCGCCCGTCAGCAACCAGCAGGAGGTCACCTGCTTCGGGGCGGAGACTGTCGGTGACGGCAACGACAACTGGAGGGTGGAGGTGGAGGGCGGCGGCGCCTGGACTGGCGGCAAGCGGGTGAGGCTCATCCACGTCGGCACCAACTACGCGCTGCACTCGCACCACGGCTTCAAGCACCCGGACTGGACGCGCAACCAGCAGGAGGTCACCTGCTACAACGGCCGCGACGAGAACGACTGGTGGTCGGTGTTCACCGCGTACGCGCTGGACGGCAAGGACCCGTTGTAG
- a CDS encoding RNA polymerase sigma factor — translation MSTPDATLERTYREHYGRIVATVIRVLGGDFAAAEEVVQEAFADALTQWPRQGIPHEPQAWVIRAARNKAVDRVRRGVRLGTRVDELEAVARIEQELAPPPDGTEWQAIPDDTLRLLFTCCHPSLAPEAQVALALRTLCGLTTEEIAHAFLVPPATMAQRLVRAQRKIRDAGIPYSVPEADALGERTHGVLHTVYLVFSEGYAATDGPELLRVELCAEALRLGRLARSLLPRDAEVASLLALMLLHHSRRRARVAADGGLVLLDRQDRSLWDCEEIREGLAQLDAALALGARGPYTLQAAIAALHAQAQRPEDTDWAQIAALYAKLCELSPGPVVELNRAAAVAMAHGPEHGLALVDDLDTSGRLTDYHLLPAARAELLRRLGRDDEAVASYRRALSLVRTEPERRFLEERLRELLGT, via the coding sequence ATGAGCACACCGGACGCCACGCTCGAGCGGACATACCGCGAGCACTACGGCCGCATCGTGGCCACCGTCATCCGTGTGCTCGGCGGAGACTTCGCCGCCGCGGAGGAGGTCGTGCAGGAAGCCTTCGCGGACGCACTCACGCAGTGGCCGCGACAGGGCATTCCCCACGAGCCTCAAGCGTGGGTCATCCGGGCCGCGCGCAACAAGGCGGTGGACCGGGTGCGGCGCGGCGTCCGGCTGGGCACGCGGGTCGATGAGCTCGAAGCGGTGGCGCGCATCGAGCAGGAGCTCGCTCCGCCTCCGGATGGCACGGAGTGGCAGGCGATTCCGGACGACACGCTGCGCCTGCTCTTCACCTGCTGCCACCCCTCGCTCGCGCCCGAGGCGCAGGTGGCGCTCGCGCTGCGCACGCTGTGCGGCCTCACCACGGAGGAGATTGCGCACGCCTTCCTCGTGCCACCGGCGACGATGGCGCAGCGGCTGGTGCGCGCGCAGCGCAAGATTCGCGACGCCGGCATTCCATACTCCGTGCCGGAGGCGGACGCGCTGGGTGAGCGCACGCACGGCGTGCTGCACACCGTGTACCTCGTCTTCTCCGAGGGGTATGCGGCCACGGACGGGCCGGAGCTGCTGCGCGTGGAGCTGTGCGCGGAGGCGCTGCGGCTGGGACGGCTCGCGCGCTCGCTGCTGCCGCGCGACGCGGAGGTGGCGTCCCTGCTCGCGCTGATGTTGCTGCACCACTCGCGACGCCGTGCCCGCGTGGCGGCGGATGGCGGACTCGTGCTGTTGGACAGACAGGACCGTTCGCTCTGGGATTGCGAGGAGATTCGAGAGGGATTGGCACAGCTCGACGCGGCGCTCGCGCTGGGGGCTCGCGGGCCGTACACGCTCCAGGCCGCCATCGCCGCGCTGCACGCGCAGGCCCAGCGTCCGGAGGACACGGACTGGGCGCAGATTGCCGCGCTCTACGCGAAGCTGTGCGAGCTGTCTCCCGGCCCCGTGGTGGAGCTGAACCGCGCGGCCGCGGTGGCCATGGCCCACGGGCCGGAGCACGGGCTCGCGCTGGTGGATGACCTGGACACGTCCGGGCGCCTCACCGACTACCACCTGCTTCCCGCTGCGCGCGCCGAGTTGCTGCGACGGCTGGGACGCGATGACGAGGCCGTGGCCAGCTACCGGCGCGCCCTCTCACTGGTGCGCACCGAGCCCGAGCGGCGCTTCCTGGAGGAGCGGCTGCGCGAATTGCTCGGCACCTGA
- a CDS encoding ABC transporter ATP-binding protein, producing the protein MSTTPALELQGLTKRYGNFTALQSMDLTIRAGEIFALLGPNGAGKTTMIGSVCGLVKKSAGTIRVFGKDLDRDSVGPRYEIGLVPQEINFDPFFSVAESLRIQLGYYGRPRDEARIDEVLTALNLHTKKDAMTRALSGGMKRRLLIAKALVHKPRLVFLDEPTAGVDVELRRDLWNYVRKLAAEGTTIVLTTHYLEEAEELADRVGIINEGKLLMVEDKATLLRRFGERRVVVTFEQPQTALSEAGRRFAASLSADGRTLTYVEREGCAPSGELLRALYSEGQPIADVETRRSRMEDVLIEILRGRPQAA; encoded by the coding sequence ATGTCCACGACGCCCGCTCTGGAACTCCAGGGACTCACGAAGCGCTACGGCAACTTCACCGCACTGCAATCGATGGACCTCACCATCCGCGCGGGGGAAATCTTCGCCCTGCTCGGCCCCAACGGCGCCGGCAAGACGACGATGATTGGCAGCGTGTGCGGCCTGGTGAAGAAGTCGGCCGGCACCATCCGCGTCTTCGGGAAGGACCTGGACCGCGACTCCGTCGGCCCGCGCTACGAAATCGGGCTCGTCCCGCAGGAAATCAACTTCGACCCGTTCTTCTCCGTGGCCGAGTCCCTGCGCATCCAGCTCGGCTACTACGGCCGGCCCCGCGACGAGGCGCGCATCGACGAGGTGCTCACCGCCCTCAACCTGCACACGAAGAAGGACGCGATGACGCGCGCCCTCTCCGGCGGCATGAAGCGCCGGCTGCTCATCGCCAAGGCGCTGGTGCACAAGCCCCGCCTCGTCTTCCTCGACGAGCCCACCGCCGGCGTGGACGTGGAGCTCCGCCGGGACCTCTGGAACTACGTGCGCAAGCTCGCCGCGGAGGGCACCACCATCGTCCTCACCACGCACTACCTCGAAGAGGCCGAGGAATTGGCGGACCGCGTGGGCATCATCAACGAGGGCAAGCTGCTGATGGTGGAGGACAAGGCCACGCTGCTGCGCCGCTTCGGCGAGCGCCGCGTCGTCGTCACCTTCGAGCAGCCCCAGACGGCACTGTCCGAGGCCGGCCGCCGCTTTGCCGCCAGCCTGTCCGCGGACGGCCGCACCCTCACCTATGTCGAGCGCGAGGGCTGCGCGCCCTCCGGCGAGTTGCTCCGCGCGCTGTACTCCGAAGGGCAGCCCATTGCGGACGTCGAGACGCGACGCTCGCGCATGGAGGACGTGCTCATCGAAATCCTCCGTGGCCGTCCCCAGGCAGCCTGA
- a CDS encoding glutathione S-transferase family protein: MKLYFNPRSRAVVAKWMLDECGAKYELVPIDLSKREQKSPEYLKINPAGKLPALVDGDARLFENPAICIYLADKFPEAKLAPKIGAPERGRYLSLMVYSTAQLEPSMGDRMMKVETTPQRGWTDAESALDAVERELGDGPWLFGDWFTAADVMIGSMFVYMRMLGGKSGRPKLEAYADRLMARPHAMKMG, encoded by the coding sequence ATGAAGCTCTATTTCAATCCGAGGAGCCGTGCCGTTGTCGCAAAGTGGATGCTCGACGAGTGCGGCGCGAAGTACGAGCTGGTGCCCATCGACCTCTCGAAGCGTGAGCAGAAGTCGCCCGAGTACCTGAAAATCAATCCCGCCGGAAAGCTGCCCGCGCTGGTGGACGGAGATGCACGCCTCTTCGAGAACCCCGCCATCTGTATCTACCTCGCGGACAAGTTCCCCGAGGCGAAGCTCGCGCCGAAGATTGGCGCGCCGGAGCGGGGCCGCTACCTGTCGCTGATGGTGTACTCCACCGCGCAGCTCGAGCCCTCCATGGGCGACCGAATGATGAAGGTGGAGACGACGCCCCAGCGCGGCTGGACGGACGCCGAGAGCGCGCTCGACGCCGTGGAGCGCGAGCTCGGTGACGGGCCCTGGCTCTTCGGTGACTGGTTCACCGCCGCCGACGTGATGATTGGCTCGATGTTCGTCTACATGCGCATGCTGGGCGGCAAGTCGGGGCGCCCGAAGCTGGAGGCGTACGCCGACCGGCTCATGGCGCGTCCGCACGCCATGAAGATGGGCTGA
- a CDS encoding YciI family protein — MRYVLAIYENEKKMSVPPNSDAERAMNSEYFAFTESIKKSGNLVGGEALQPTSTATTVRIRDGKRLTTDGPFAETKEQLGGFYLIEAENLDQAIAIASRIPGAKTGCVEVRPVVNFTNMG, encoded by the coding sequence ATGCGCTACGTGCTGGCCATCTACGAGAACGAGAAGAAGATGTCCGTCCCGCCGAACAGCGATGCCGAGCGGGCGATGAACTCCGAGTACTTCGCCTTCACGGAGAGCATCAAGAAGAGCGGCAACCTCGTGGGGGGCGAGGCGCTGCAGCCCACGTCCACCGCCACCACGGTGCGCATCCGCGACGGCAAGCGCCTGACGACGGACGGCCCGTTCGCCGAGACGAAGGAGCAGCTCGGCGGCTTCTACCTCATCGAGGCGGAGAACCTGGACCAGGCCATCGCCATCGCCTCGCGCATCCCGGGCGCGAAGACGGGCTGCGTCGAGGTGCGGCCCGTGGTGAACTTCACCAACATGGGCTGA
- a CDS encoding HEAT repeat domain-containing protein — protein MTRTPALLRALGLAALCHLLPSMASASEPAPTLRAETCSVEGLMDSIRRGLHSKSEAYKKYLRTLLRESAVTLPDAELRAAYERETDPFMVEHLAAALVARTERGADPTAMGMVAKRILEERDPALRVASLRALRRTSATENTGDLYERLARDASPEVRQEMATNLIEDNEYVYSGHHGPAADAAVTAAAAAASTDAKVAARILDNVSTEHISAASADRLQSLLRSDDASVRAAAANALGGVPSEQMSGARETLLAMYRDEPDTGVRKMLLQSIAQLGFAGAIPDLQRLRGVDPALAPEVDAWIRALGLGLQEWSLILREKQRMQQAP, from the coding sequence ATGACTCGCACTCCTGCCCTCCTGCGCGCGCTCGGCCTGGCCGCGCTCTGCCACCTCCTGCCCTCCATGGCCTCCGCGTCCGAGCCCGCGCCCACCCTGCGCGCCGAGACATGCTCCGTCGAAGGCCTGATGGACAGCATCCGCCGCGGGCTCCACTCGAAGTCGGAGGCCTACAAGAAGTACCTGCGCACGCTGCTGCGCGAGTCCGCCGTCACGCTGCCGGACGCGGAGCTGCGCGCCGCCTACGAGCGCGAGACGGACCCCTTCATGGTGGAGCACCTCGCCGCCGCGCTGGTGGCGCGCACCGAGCGCGGCGCGGACCCCACGGCCATGGGCATGGTGGCCAAGCGCATCCTGGAGGAGCGAGACCCGGCCCTGCGCGTCGCCTCGCTGCGCGCCCTGCGCCGCACCAGCGCCACCGAGAACACGGGTGACTTGTACGAGCGCCTCGCGCGAGACGCCTCGCCCGAGGTGCGCCAGGAGATGGCGACCAACCTCATCGAGGACAACGAGTACGTCTACTCGGGCCACCACGGCCCCGCGGCGGACGCAGCGGTGACGGCCGCCGCTGCCGCCGCGTCCACGGACGCGAAGGTGGCGGCGCGCATCCTCGACAACGTCTCCACCGAGCACATCAGCGCGGCATCGGCGGACCGCCTCCAGTCGCTGCTCCGCAGCGACGACGCGAGCGTGCGCGCGGCGGCGGCCAACGCGCTGGGCGGCGTGCCCTCGGAGCAGATGAGCGGCGCGAGGGAGACGCTGCTCGCCATGTACCGCGACGAGCCGGACACCGGGGTGCGGAAGATGCTCTTGCAGAGCATCGCCCAGCTCGGCTTCGCGGGCGCGATTCCGGACCTCCAGCGACTGCGCGGCGTGGACCCCGCGCTGGCGCCCGAGGTGGACGCGTGGATTCGGGCCCTCGGCCTGGGCCTTCAGGAGTGGAGCCTGATCCTGAGGGAGAAGCAGCGGATGCAGCAGGCTCCGTAG
- a CDS encoding ABC transporter permease: protein MNILGMQTLFAKEVRRFMRVPGQTVLSPLISTTLYFIVFGFSLSGRVQTVEGMPYLHFIVPGLVFLGIANNAFLNSSSSLFITKIQGTVVDLLVSPLGPGELMAGFIGGAMVRGLAVGGLTWAVAALFTGFSLEHAWVALYFLLLSSYVFSVLGMLAAVWAEKFEQINFFPTFVMLPLTFLGGVFYSVRSLPSPWHEVSLFNPMVYMVEGLRYGMLGQSIYSPLGGGAILAGVAVVATVATWLVLKSGYKMKA, encoded by the coding sequence ATGAACATCCTCGGGATGCAGACGCTGTTCGCGAAGGAGGTCCGGCGCTTCATGCGCGTGCCGGGCCAGACGGTCCTCTCGCCCCTCATCAGCACCACGCTGTACTTCATCGTCTTCGGCTTCTCCCTCTCCGGCCGCGTGCAGACGGTGGAGGGCATGCCCTACCTGCACTTCATCGTGCCGGGGCTCGTCTTCCTCGGCATCGCCAACAACGCCTTCCTCAACAGCTCCTCGTCGCTGTTCATCACCAAGATTCAGGGCACGGTGGTGGACCTGCTCGTGTCGCCGCTGGGGCCGGGCGAGCTGATGGCCGGCTTCATCGGCGGCGCCATGGTGCGCGGCCTCGCGGTGGGCGGCCTCACGTGGGCCGTGGCCGCCCTCTTCACCGGCTTCAGCCTCGAGCACGCGTGGGTGGCCCTGTACTTCCTGCTGCTGTCCTCCTACGTCTTCAGCGTGCTGGGCATGCTCGCCGCCGTGTGGGCGGAGAAGTTCGAGCAGATCAACTTCTTCCCCACCTTCGTCATGCTGCCCCTCACCTTCCTGGGCGGCGTCTTCTACTCGGTGCGGAGCCTGCCCTCACCGTGGCACGAGGTCAGCCTCTTCAACCCCATGGTGTACATGGTGGAGGGCCTGCGGTACGGCATGCTGGGGCAGAGCATCTACTCGCCCCTCGGTGGCGGGGCCATCCTCGCCGGCGTCGCCGTCGTCGCAACCGTCGCCACCTGGCTGGTGTTGAAGTCCGGTTACAAGATGAAGGCCTGA